One window of the Thamnophis elegans isolate rThaEle1 chromosome 6, rThaEle1.pri, whole genome shotgun sequence genome contains the following:
- the LOC116510613 gene encoding lamina-associated polypeptide 2-like, producing the protein MISEAISRGVGAELARRSQVSRPTLAYSGLAPQAVQGDSSILQTDPPSPLHSVFSAQSPLVEEGEIQDRELSGDEGFPVDQPPAPGLFRHTLFKSLLYKAKTTAHMGEAISAESAAVGLDATERLFAEQVALQDFIPSPKLFLDLIQKQWDEPTAVKPPGSGDRKLFTSSPELETLLQFPTVDAPIAALASPALIPSEISEGLKAEDRKAESVIRKTHQAAAWALRSATAASFFNRTSLVWLRQLQERLDPEELRLHQDVTKLIAALEFSADATLSAAKFASRAVVSNVASRRLLWLRHWQADIKSKWRLASTPFKGGALFGSVLDPILIETRDKRKVLPSTSARVTRRPQPYSRRQPFRSGDSGFTSAPYVPSYTRGFSQAQDRGQDRAGARDRGRQQSQAQSRRSFRGAGNRSFRRYR; encoded by the exons atgatcTCAGAGGCTATTTCCAGAGGGGTGGGTGCGGAATTAGCGCGTAGATCCCAGGTCTCCAGGCCTACTCTGGCCTACTCAGGCCTGGCTCCCCAAGCAGTACAAGGGGATTCTTCCATTCTGCAAActgatcctccttcccctttacaCTCTGTGTTTAGCGCACAATCTcccttagtggaggaaggtgaaatccAGGATAGGGAACTCTCTGGTGACGAGGGCTTTCCTGTGGACCAGCCTCCGGCCCCTGGGCTCTTCAGGCACACTCTTTTCAAATCCCTGCTGTACAAGGCCAAGACTAccgcccacatgggggaggcaatttctgcagaaagtgctgctgtgggcctggatgccaccgagcggctctttgctgagcaggtggctctgcaagattttattccatcccctaagctttttcttgatttaatccaaAAGCAGTGGGATGAGCCGACCGCAGTTAAGCCCCCTGGGTCTGGTGATAGGAAGCTTTTCACATCTTCTCCAGAGTTGGAGACTCtcctccagtttcccacagtGGATGCTCCCATCGCTGCTCTTGCTTCACCGGcgttaattccttctgaaatttcggaaggattgaaggccgagGACCGCAAGGCCGAATCGGTCATTCGCAAAACTCATCAGGCAGCAGCGTGGGCCTTGCGCTCAGCTACTGCAGCTTCTTTCTTTAATag GACTTCCTTAGTTTGGCTGAGACAACTACAGGAAAGGCTGGACCCGGAGGAACTGCGCCTCCATCAGGATGTCACCAAGCTGATAGCGGCCCTAGAGTTTTCTGCTGATGCCACCCTTAGCGCggcaaaatttgcatcccgaGCTGTGGTTTCCAATGTGGCTTCTCGCCGTTTGctctggctccgccactggcaagcTGATATCAAATCTAAGTGGCGTCTAGCATCCACGCCCTTTAAGGGCGGGGCCTTGTTTGGTTCagtgctggatcccattctcattgagactCGGGACAAACGTAAGGTGCTTCCCTCCACAAGTGCCCGTGTGACCAGAAGACCACAGCCTTATAGTAGACGGCAGCCCTTTCGGTCTGGGGACTCGGGGTTTACTTCCGCCCCCTATGTCCCCAGCTATACCAGGGGGTTCTCCCAGGCACAGGATCGTGGCCAGGACCGAGCTGGGGCCagagacagggggcgccagcagagtCAGGCGCAGAGTAGACGGTCATTCCGAGGAGCGGGCAACCGATCCTTTCGCAGATACCGCTGA